The following coding sequences lie in one Halomonas sp. 'Soap Lake #6' genomic window:
- a CDS encoding TIGR01777 family oxidoreductase codes for MRVLITGGSGFVGQRLCQQLIALGHQVQVVSRTPHSVRNRLPATCDIRDSAQAFVDAPADALVNLAGESIAAKRWSDNQKNELIRSRLESTVQLVALCEQLQANSQPLPRVMVSGSAMGYYGDQGNKVVDETTPPNDEFAHRLCEQWEAAAKPVEALGVRLALLRTGLVLDAGGGSLQKMLPPFKLGLGGRFGDGKQFMPWIHRDDLVAAIVFLLNESSLSGAFNGSAPYPVTNEEFTKVLAKQLHRPAVLPVPAFALKAGLGEMSQLLLTGADMRPARLVEAGFTFQYPTLDKALAAIL; via the coding sequence ATGCGGGTATTAATAACAGGCGGCAGCGGCTTTGTTGGTCAGCGGCTATGCCAGCAACTAATCGCACTAGGGCATCAGGTTCAAGTGGTTTCCCGTACGCCTCACAGTGTGCGGAATCGGCTGCCAGCTACCTGTGATATTCGTGATAGTGCTCAGGCGTTTGTGGATGCCCCAGCGGATGCACTGGTCAATTTAGCGGGTGAGTCGATAGCCGCCAAGCGCTGGAGTGACAACCAAAAAAATGAGCTCATACGTTCACGGCTGGAGAGCACGGTACAGCTGGTAGCGCTATGCGAGCAGCTACAAGCTAACAGCCAACCGCTGCCCAGGGTGATGGTGAGTGGCTCTGCCATGGGCTATTACGGTGACCAGGGCAATAAAGTAGTAGATGAAACAACACCACCAAACGATGAATTTGCTCACCGGTTGTGCGAGCAGTGGGAAGCGGCCGCTAAGCCTGTTGAGGCGCTAGGTGTTCGTTTAGCGCTGCTGCGCACTGGTTTGGTGTTAGATGCGGGTGGCGGTTCGTTACAGAAAATGCTGCCACCGTTCAAGTTGGGACTAGGCGGGCGCTTTGGGGATGGCAAGCAGTTTATGCCTTGGATACATCGGGATGATCTGGTAGCAGCGATTGTGTTTTTACTCAACGAGTCGTCGTTGTCAGGTGCATTTAACGGCAGTGCGCCGTACCCGGTGACTAATGAGGAATTTACCAAAGTGTTGGCCAAACAGTTGCATCGCCCCGCGGTTTTGCCCGTGCCGGCTTTTGCCTTAAAAGCGGGCCTGGGGGAGATGTCGCAGCTATTGCTAACCGGGGCAGATATGCGGCCCGCGCGGCTTGTCGAGGCTGGGTTTACCTTTCAGTACCCAACTCTCGACAAGGCGTTAGCCGCTATTCTTTAG
- the rapA gene encoding RNA polymerase-associated protein RapA produces the protein MSDFSPGQRWISDGEAELGLGTVLNCDARSVTILFSASQETRTYNTRQAPLTRVMFGSGDRVLSADGWQILVDDSKESGGLITYIGEDSEGNLRELPEAKLADTMQFDQARDRLLTGQVDRNDWFDLRFRTLHHYQRIEQHSALGFAGPRIDLIPHQLYIADEVAGRHAPRVLLADEVGLGKTIEAGLILHRLLLTGRIERALILVPDSLTHQWLVELLRRFSLNVSLLDEHQSQAHGSANPFESAQLVLASQGWLFANIHRQDQALASRFDLLIVDEAHHLDWSSEGSGPGYQCVEQLAAEIPGLLLLTATPEQMGVESHFARLRLLDAERYHDIERFKDEERHYIAVASAIDALDELPSTVEARSRVEAVADDRDSQALLATLCNQEASSEQQDAARAQLRDALLDRHGTGRVMFRNSRRHVGGFPERRLHLEALEMPSAYRRVVRRLERDEDYLDELLIETGIDHPDVLIYPDATYRELSNDPLNTEPWWHIDPRVNWLLEKLSDDSESGFANDKVLIIAHHRETAEGLAEGLRVLGGYHAPVFHEGLSLVERDRAAAAFADEEDGCQVLVCSEIGSEGRNFQFCRHLVMFDMPQHPDQLEQRIGRLDRIGQRHAIELHVPTFTGSPGERLLRWYHEGMDAFSAPHGIGSELFDAFGDALADALLDDEMLDEIIAETRQMFTAKLAERDAGRNRLLELNACRPARAKQVSDAVRELDEDPALPKFVERALDVFGVDSQEIGNGLLHLQPSQHMLDGLPGLVKGEEGFSATYSRAQALARDDIQRLSWEHPLLREMMERILDGTMGNTALALLRHPAIPSGRLMAELVFRTHCPAPKSLHINRFLPPTAIRVLLDESGANLTSKISFTGLGKNLQKVNKSLARDLIKSRHDQLRDLLTQGEGEAERELPSIVEAAESRMRAQLDSELARLTALAEHNPAVRAEELEALKQERQALSDAIENTRLRLDSVRVVITVDPNA, from the coding sequence ATGAGCGATTTTTCTCCCGGCCAGCGCTGGATTAGTGACGGCGAGGCTGAGCTTGGACTCGGCACCGTGCTTAACTGCGACGCCCGTAGCGTTACCATTTTGTTCAGTGCCAGCCAGGAAACCCGTACCTATAACACACGTCAGGCGCCATTAACCCGCGTGATGTTTGGTAGTGGGGACCGCGTGCTCTCAGCCGACGGCTGGCAGATACTCGTTGATGACAGTAAAGAGTCTGGCGGTCTGATCACTTACATTGGCGAAGATAGCGAAGGAAATCTACGCGAGCTGCCTGAAGCGAAACTAGCCGACACCATGCAGTTCGACCAGGCCCGTGACCGCTTACTGACCGGCCAGGTAGACCGCAACGACTGGTTTGATCTGCGCTTTCGTACCTTGCACCACTACCAGCGCATTGAGCAGCACAGCGCTTTAGGCTTTGCCGGCCCGCGCATCGACCTCATACCTCACCAGCTGTATATCGCCGACGAAGTGGCTGGACGCCACGCGCCACGGGTACTACTGGCAGATGAAGTCGGGCTGGGTAAAACCATTGAAGCAGGCCTGATCCTACACCGCCTGCTACTCACTGGCCGGATAGAGCGGGCGCTAATACTGGTGCCGGATAGCTTAACCCACCAGTGGCTGGTCGAGCTTTTGCGCCGTTTCTCGCTCAACGTTAGCCTGCTGGATGAGCATCAAAGCCAAGCCCACGGCAGCGCTAACCCGTTTGAGAGTGCCCAGTTAGTACTGGCCAGCCAGGGTTGGCTGTTTGCTAATATCCACCGCCAAGACCAGGCGCTAGCCAGCCGTTTTGACCTGCTGATCGTAGATGAAGCCCACCATCTGGACTGGAGCAGCGAAGGCAGCGGCCCCGGCTATCAGTGTGTTGAACAGCTCGCCGCTGAAATTCCTGGCCTACTGCTGCTAACTGCCACACCGGAACAGATGGGTGTTGAGAGCCACTTTGCTCGCCTGCGCCTGCTGGATGCCGAGCGTTACCATGATATTGAACGTTTCAAAGACGAAGAGCGCCACTACATTGCGGTGGCCAGCGCCATCGATGCCCTGGATGAACTGCCTAGCACGGTGGAGGCACGTAGCCGCGTAGAAGCCGTCGCTGATGATCGCGATAGCCAAGCGCTGCTGGCAACCCTATGTAACCAGGAAGCCAGTAGCGAGCAGCAGGACGCCGCACGCGCCCAGTTGCGCGACGCGCTACTCGACCGCCACGGCACGGGACGAGTCATGTTCCGCAACAGTCGCCGTCATGTTGGCGGCTTCCCCGAGCGCCGCTTACACCTTGAAGCGCTGGAAATGCCGTCGGCCTACCGCCGAGTGGTACGCCGCTTAGAGCGCGATGAGGACTACCTCGACGAACTGCTGATCGAAACCGGCATAGATCATCCGGATGTACTGATCTACCCGGACGCGACGTACCGAGAGCTAAGTAACGACCCGCTTAACACCGAGCCCTGGTGGCATATCGACCCGCGGGTAAACTGGCTGCTAGAGAAGCTCAGCGACGATAGCGAAAGCGGCTTCGCCAACGACAAAGTACTGATCATTGCCCACCATAGGGAAACCGCAGAAGGCCTTGCCGAAGGGCTGCGCGTGTTAGGTGGCTACCACGCACCAGTTTTCCACGAAGGTCTGTCGCTGGTGGAGCGTGACCGTGCGGCGGCAGCGTTTGCCGACGAAGAGGATGGCTGCCAAGTGCTGGTGTGCTCTGAAATCGGCTCAGAAGGGCGTAATTTCCAGTTCTGCCGCCACCTGGTGATGTTCGACATGCCCCAGCACCCCGACCAGCTGGAGCAACGCATTGGCCGCTTAGACCGCATTGGCCAACGCCACGCCATAGAACTGCACGTGCCTACCTTTACCGGTAGCCCCGGCGAGCGGCTGCTGCGCTGGTACCACGAGGGCATGGATGCGTTCAGTGCCCCCCATGGCATTGGTAGTGAGTTATTTGATGCCTTTGGCGACGCCTTGGCCGATGCCCTGCTCGACGACGAAATGCTTGATGAAATCATCGCCGAAACTCGGCAAATGTTCACTGCCAAGCTGGCCGAACGGGATGCCGGACGCAACCGCCTGCTGGAGCTAAATGCCTGCCGTCCTGCGCGCGCCAAGCAAGTAAGTGACGCAGTGCGCGAACTCGACGAAGATCCGGCACTACCAAAGTTTGTCGAGCGGGCGCTGGATGTTTTTGGCGTTGATAGCCAGGAGATTGGCAACGGCCTACTCCACCTCCAACCCAGCCAACACATGCTCGATGGCCTGCCTGGGTTAGTAAAAGGCGAAGAGGGTTTCTCAGCTACCTATAGCCGCGCCCAGGCACTGGCACGGGACGACATACAGCGGCTCTCCTGGGAGCACCCGCTGCTGCGCGAAATGATGGAGCGCATATTAGATGGCACCATGGGCAATACTGCCCTGGCGTTGCTACGCCATCCAGCGATTCCCAGCGGCCGACTAATGGCAGAGCTGGTATTCCGCACCCACTGCCCGGCGCCTAAATCGCTGCACATTAACCGCTTCTTACCCCCCACAGCAATCCGCGTCCTGTTGGACGAGTCTGGTGCGAACCTAACCAGCAAAATCTCCTTTACCGGCCTGGGCAAAAACCTTCAGAAGGTCAATAAGTCGCTGGCCCGTGACTTGATCAAAAGCCGTCACGATCAGTTGCGCGATTTGCTAACCCAGGGAGAAGGCGAAGCCGAACGCGAGCTACCCAGCATTGTGGAAGCTGCCGAAAGCCGTATGCGCGCGCAGTTGGACAGCGAACTCGCCCGCTTAACGGCACTTGCAGAGCACAACCCGGCGGTACGTGCCGAGGAGCTAGAGGCGTTAAAGCAAGAGCGCCAAGCATTGAGCGACGCTATCGAAAATACCCGCCTACGGCTGGACTCAGTGCGAGTAGTCATCACCGTCGACCCTAACGCCTAA
- a CDS encoding TlpA family protein disulfide reductase, with protein MNAIALGPLLISLPRLYAIGCALLLLLASRYLLGVSARQHGRWFNGLLLVWVVGARLAYVALNWESYNAAPLDILKLWQPGYYGLGGLFAGLLWTVWSLRTHLLSMIGALAMLVGASSLWLVVVTLAPLGNQFAVDTLPDVTLEDVDGTPVHLPSLSENGDLIIVNLWATWCPPCLREMPLLEEAAKRDDVSVVIANQGEDLLPIVRYLDEQGLAFRYALRDPSQTLMAQFKAPGLPTTVLFDRQGNTLDVHVGELTRAQLSRWLED; from the coding sequence ATGAACGCGATTGCCCTCGGCCCACTACTAATTTCACTGCCACGGCTATATGCCATTGGCTGCGCGCTGCTGCTGCTGCTGGCCAGCCGCTATTTACTGGGTGTATCAGCACGCCAGCATGGCCGATGGTTCAACGGGCTGCTGTTGGTATGGGTGGTGGGCGCACGCCTGGCCTACGTCGCGCTCAACTGGGAAAGCTACAACGCTGCACCACTGGATATCCTGAAGCTGTGGCAACCCGGCTATTATGGGCTGGGTGGGCTATTCGCGGGATTGCTCTGGACAGTCTGGTCACTGCGCACCCACCTGTTGTCGATGATAGGTGCCCTGGCAATGCTCGTCGGCGCGTCTAGCCTATGGCTTGTGGTAGTGACACTCGCGCCGCTGGGTAATCAGTTTGCTGTGGATACTCTGCCGGATGTCACGCTAGAAGATGTTGACGGTACCCCTGTACATTTGCCCTCGCTCAGTGAAAACGGCGACCTGATTATCGTTAATCTATGGGCTACCTGGTGTCCCCCCTGCCTGCGGGAAATGCCGTTACTGGAAGAGGCCGCCAAACGTGACGATGTGAGCGTTGTCATCGCTAACCAAGGTGAAGACTTGCTCCCCATTGTCCGCTATCTGGATGAGCAGGGGCTTGCATTTCGCTATGCACTGCGCGATCCAAGCCAAACGCTGATGGCGCAGTTCAAGGCACCAGGCTTGCCCACCACAGTGCTCTTTGACCGCCAGGGCAACACGCTGGACGTGCATGTCGGCGAGCTTACTCGTGCTCAATTAAGCCGCTGGTTGGAAGATTGA
- a CDS encoding phospholipase D family protein produces the protein MMPSTKRCSHWLLVATITTLLAGCTHTVVREHHVSLEPPEARQTWLGNQAALALDAQSDPDGFALLANGQAAFAVRAGLIRQAQQTLDIQTYLLGDGQTTRLVLSKLIEAAEQGVRVRLLVDDIGATGQGGRLAALSSHPAIHVRVYNPLAVGRGHLVPRVLASAVNPAQQHRRMHNKLWVADNSVAIVGGRNLGDEYFDANDSRNFADLDLITIGEVVPTLSDSFDLYWNHGLAQPIERYHQVDANAWLSLKMELADWLDNNADSDYFTELRRQPRSAPPWETLHWGKGIALWDAPGKVAHAGTPDWQSTLMGDLTAATTLNERLILVSAYFVPTERGVERLVEFAQQGVEVDIITNSLEATDVAMVHGAYAPWRQALLESGVALYELRPEQESSSSADREEMRVPGASASALHIKAIRYDDQLFVGSFNADPRSVFWNTEVGVLARSESLLQAFNELVAIGQEPSISYRVVLADNGKLNWQFEREGQLEVLTKEPGSIWRHFNAWLSHTLRLERWL, from the coding sequence ATGATGCCTAGCACCAAGCGGTGCTCTCACTGGCTGTTAGTCGCCACGATCACCACCCTGTTAGCAGGCTGTACCCATACCGTAGTACGTGAACATCACGTTAGCCTTGAACCACCGGAAGCACGACAAACCTGGCTTGGCAATCAGGCTGCCCTCGCGCTGGATGCGCAGTCAGATCCTGATGGTTTTGCACTGCTGGCCAATGGCCAGGCGGCGTTCGCTGTACGAGCAGGATTGATTCGCCAAGCCCAGCAGACACTGGATATTCAGACTTATTTACTTGGCGATGGCCAAACCACGCGGCTGGTGCTGTCTAAGCTGATTGAGGCCGCTGAGCAAGGCGTGCGCGTTAGGCTGCTCGTAGATGATATTGGTGCGACTGGGCAGGGTGGCCGTTTAGCCGCGTTGTCCAGTCACCCGGCTATTCATGTGCGGGTTTATAACCCACTTGCGGTTGGCCGTGGGCACCTTGTCCCCAGGGTTCTGGCATCGGCAGTCAACCCCGCCCAGCAGCATCGACGCATGCACAATAAACTGTGGGTGGCCGATAATAGCGTGGCGATTGTCGGCGGGCGCAACCTGGGCGATGAGTATTTCGACGCCAATGATTCACGCAACTTTGCTGACCTTGACCTAATTACAATTGGCGAGGTAGTGCCTACGTTATCAGATAGCTTTGATCTTTACTGGAACCATGGCTTAGCCCAACCCATTGAGCGTTACCATCAGGTAGACGCTAATGCTTGGCTCTCGTTAAAGATGGAACTGGCAGACTGGCTCGATAACAACGCCGACTCTGACTATTTTACTGAGCTTCGCCGCCAGCCGCGCAGCGCTCCCCCATGGGAGACCTTGCACTGGGGGAAGGGGATAGCCCTGTGGGATGCGCCTGGCAAAGTGGCCCATGCCGGCACGCCGGATTGGCAATCCACCCTAATGGGGGATTTAACCGCCGCAACTACGCTAAACGAACGATTAATACTGGTTTCTGCCTATTTTGTGCCCACCGAGCGTGGTGTGGAGCGCTTGGTTGAGTTCGCTCAACAAGGGGTGGAGGTGGATATTATTACTAACTCGCTGGAGGCAACCGATGTCGCGATGGTCCACGGTGCTTACGCTCCCTGGCGGCAGGCGTTGCTTGAAAGCGGAGTAGCCCTCTATGAGTTGCGCCCTGAACAGGAGTCATCCTCCTCAGCCGACAGAGAAGAGATGCGTGTGCCAGGGGCATCAGCATCGGCGCTGCACATTAAAGCTATCCGTTATGATGACCAGTTGTTTGTCGGCTCGTTTAATGCCGATCCAAGATCCGTTTTTTGGAATACGGAAGTAGGCGTACTAGCGCGTAGCGAATCGCTGTTGCAGGCGTTTAATGAGTTGGTGGCGATAGGCCAAGAGCCATCTATTAGCTACCGAGTAGTGCTTGCTGATAACGGTAAGTTGAACTGGCAATTTGAGCGGGAGGGACAGCTTGAAGTGCTCACCAAAGAGCCGGGGAGCATTTGGCGCCACTTTAATGCTTGGCTAAGCCACACGCTGCGTCTTGAGCGCTGGCTATAA
- a CDS encoding ABC transporter substrate-binding protein has translation MINKRALVTAVAASSFALTAMAQAEVKVGFLGGFTGGIESLTPPIFEGAKLAVAQVNEQGGILGGQTLVMPSGDTTCSDASAASNAADRMVNSERVTAIVGALCTGATIAAANNAAIPGGVLMVSPASTAPAVSELDDNDLVFRTVPSDAFQGEMLAKLLLDKGIDFVAVTYVNNDYGRGLSEAFSTAFEEGGGEVAENLAHEDNRADYRSELGSLSASGADTLVVLAYADTSGQTVLRQAYESGMFTQYVGADGMVGDSLIQAIGADVLDGMIATRPGSPDLPGTEIFNAAAAEAGIDPSAVFAAQAYDAAFLVALAIEQNGSAEREGLSEALRSVSSAPGEIILPGEWEKAVELIAAGTEINYEGASGSHEFDENGDVPGVVVEMVVENGTFTSKGLVEL, from the coding sequence ATGATTAATAAGCGCGCATTAGTCACCGCCGTTGCGGCCTCATCGTTCGCCTTAACGGCGATGGCCCAGGCAGAGGTTAAAGTTGGCTTCTTGGGCGGCTTTACCGGGGGAATTGAAAGCCTTACGCCCCCTATTTTTGAGGGTGCCAAGCTGGCAGTGGCGCAGGTAAATGAACAGGGGGGCATTTTAGGCGGCCAAACACTGGTCATGCCGTCAGGGGATACCACCTGCTCTGATGCGTCTGCAGCCTCCAATGCTGCAGACCGAATGGTGAATTCCGAGCGGGTCACTGCAATTGTGGGTGCACTTTGCACTGGGGCCACTATTGCTGCTGCCAATAATGCGGCCATTCCAGGTGGCGTACTGATGGTTTCGCCAGCGTCTACTGCTCCGGCGGTTTCTGAGCTGGACGACAATGACTTGGTTTTCCGCACCGTGCCTTCTGATGCCTTCCAAGGTGAAATGCTGGCTAAGCTGTTGCTCGATAAAGGCATCGACTTTGTGGCCGTGACCTACGTCAATAACGACTACGGCCGTGGCCTATCGGAGGCGTTTAGCACAGCCTTTGAAGAGGGTGGTGGTGAAGTCGCAGAAAATCTTGCCCACGAAGATAACCGCGCCGACTACCGCTCCGAGTTAGGCTCACTGTCTGCAAGCGGTGCCGACACACTCGTTGTGTTAGCGTACGCCGACACCTCTGGCCAAACGGTGCTACGCCAAGCCTACGAAAGCGGCATGTTTACGCAATACGTAGGTGCTGATGGGATGGTGGGTGATAGTCTCATCCAGGCCATTGGTGCTGACGTGCTGGATGGCATGATTGCCACACGCCCTGGTAGCCCTGATCTGCCTGGTACTGAGATTTTCAACGCAGCGGCAGCCGAGGCAGGTATTGACCCTAGTGCAGTCTTCGCTGCCCAGGCATACGATGCTGCTTTCCTGGTGGCTCTGGCCATTGAGCAGAACGGTAGTGCTGAGCGCGAAGGGTTAAGCGAAGCGTTACGTAGTGTCTCCAGCGCGCCGGGCGAGATCATCCTGCCGGGTGAGTGGGAAAAAGCAGTGGAGCTGATTGCGGCAGGCACCGAGATCAATTACGAGGGTGCCTCTGGCTCCCACGAGTTTGATGAGAACGGTGATGTGCCTGGTGTGGTCGTAGAGATGGTCGTCGAAAACGGCACCTTTACCAGCAAAGGCCTGGTGGAGCTCTAA
- a CDS encoding branched-chain amino acid ABC transporter permease: protein MSHPTKTRNPAYTPKDTTPERRFPLRELILFGALFVAVLGVYAVMGAAYSTRMLVEAACYAILALGLTIQWGYAGQFNAGVMGFVALGGFCAMLFSVPVNDAFWGTELPGELGRVLLYGIAATLVVVAATKLDRLGVPKKLRTVVAVVLAVVLYLVIISLLREVTSDIQSRAGFVGGFGLPAWLGWIAGGALAGGVGYFIGHVCLGLRSDYLAIATLGIAEIIKAFLKNSDWLTRGTATVSPLPWPTPGPAELGFTLSRAVYLSVTAVVIAVIFLLLHRAYHAPWGRMIRAIRDNEVSSAAMGKDINKRRLEIFVLGCILMGLGGGMLGTFNSLFDPQGYLPLNHTFLVLVMVILGGPGNNLGTIFGAVAVYIIWIMSEPLALALMQMAVFIGEGWFGWEPPRNLESRALQARVFVIGLLITLVLRFAPKGLLPEKIRSHG, encoded by the coding sequence ATGAGCCACCCCACAAAAACACGTAACCCCGCTTATACGCCTAAAGACACCACCCCTGAGCGGCGCTTTCCATTGCGTGAACTAATACTCTTTGGCGCACTGTTCGTCGCAGTACTGGGGGTTTACGCGGTAATGGGGGCAGCCTACAGCACGCGCATGCTGGTTGAGGCGGCCTGTTACGCCATTCTAGCCCTCGGTCTAACCATTCAGTGGGGCTACGCGGGGCAATTTAATGCGGGCGTGATGGGCTTTGTTGCCCTAGGTGGCTTCTGCGCCATGCTGTTCAGCGTGCCGGTTAATGACGCTTTTTGGGGCACCGAGCTACCCGGAGAGCTCGGCCGCGTACTGCTCTATGGCATTGCCGCCACGCTGGTGGTGGTAGCTGCTACCAAGCTGGATCGGCTAGGTGTGCCTAAAAAGCTGCGTACCGTGGTCGCCGTGGTGTTGGCTGTCGTGCTCTATTTAGTGATTATCAGCCTGCTGCGTGAAGTCACCAGCGATATCCAGTCACGCGCGGGATTTGTCGGCGGCTTCGGTCTACCTGCCTGGCTGGGCTGGATAGCTGGCGGCGCGCTGGCAGGGGGCGTTGGCTACTTTATTGGCCACGTCTGCCTTGGGCTACGTAGCGACTACCTTGCCATTGCTACATTGGGTATCGCAGAAATCATCAAAGCGTTTTTGAAAAACTCCGACTGGTTAACTCGCGGTACTGCCACGGTTTCCCCACTACCCTGGCCCACCCCCGGCCCAGCAGAGCTGGGCTTTACCCTTTCACGTGCGGTGTACCTGTCCGTCACTGCCGTGGTAATCGCGGTGATATTCTTGCTGCTCCACCGCGCCTATCACGCCCCCTGGGGACGGATGATTCGCGCTATCCGCGATAACGAAGTCTCGTCAGCGGCGATGGGCAAAGATATCAATAAGCGGCGCCTGGAGATTTTCGTATTAGGCTGCATCTTAATGGGTCTTGGCGGCGGTATGCTGGGCACATTTAATAGCCTGTTCGACCCTCAGGGCTACTTACCTCTTAACCATACCTTCCTCGTACTGGTTATGGTGATTTTAGGTGGCCCTGGTAACAATTTAGGCACCATTTTCGGCGCTGTAGCCGTCTACATTATCTGGATTATGTCGGAACCACTGGCATTAGCCCTGATGCAGATGGCGGTCTTTATTGGCGAAGGCTGGTTTGGCTGGGAGCCGCCGCGCAACCTGGAGAGCCGAGCACTCCAGGCGCGGGTCTTTGTCATCGGTCTGCTGATTACTTTGGTGCTGCGTTTCGCTCCTAAAGGGCTACTGCCCGAGAAGATCAGAAGCCACGGTTAA
- a CDS encoding branched-chain amino acid ABC transporter permease, translating to MNELVFFINNVVIAGSVTGSIYAIGAIGVTLIFSIMRFAHFAHADMMTFGAFMVLLLTTAFPAAGPSIGVPTAILMLPLAMVLTAALAVGIDKAFYKPLRAHGVKPIVLVIGSLGVTLMLQGLIRLFAGTSGQSLYVDDRKEIFRIALPFEGARAPIVITEPQIYLFVITIVAVVALHFFLSRSRLGKAMRAMSDNPELAQASGINTNTIVAVTWVIAGGLAAIAGTLLSLDVTFKPDLSFFLLLPIFAAAIVGGVGHPYGAIAGGFVVGFAETLAVFNWNVLLRPFRDSLPAWLELPNNLAFVGTEYKIVVPFFILVAILVWRPTGLFKGKVIS from the coding sequence GTGAACGAACTGGTCTTTTTTATTAATAACGTGGTAATTGCGGGCAGCGTCACCGGCTCTATTTATGCCATCGGTGCCATCGGCGTGACGCTGATTTTCAGTATTATGCGCTTTGCCCATTTTGCCCATGCCGACATGATGACCTTTGGCGCCTTTATGGTGCTGCTGCTCACCACCGCCTTTCCTGCAGCGGGCCCAAGCATTGGCGTCCCCACAGCGATACTCATGCTACCACTTGCCATGGTGTTAACCGCAGCGCTGGCAGTGGGTATTGATAAAGCTTTTTACAAACCGCTGCGCGCTCACGGGGTGAAGCCTATTGTTCTGGTGATCGGTTCGCTGGGTGTGACGCTGATGCTCCAGGGTCTTATCCGGCTATTTGCGGGCACTAGCGGGCAGAGCCTATATGTGGACGATCGCAAAGAGATTTTCCGCATTGCTCTGCCTTTTGAAGGTGCCCGCGCGCCGATTGTGATTACCGAGCCGCAAATCTACTTATTTGTCATCACCATTGTCGCCGTCGTAGCGCTGCACTTTTTCCTTAGCCGCTCGCGATTGGGCAAGGCGATGCGCGCTATGTCCGACAACCCTGAGCTTGCCCAAGCATCAGGTATCAATACCAACACTATTGTGGCGGTGACCTGGGTGATCGCGGGCGGGCTTGCAGCGATTGCCGGCACCCTGCTCTCGCTGGACGTTACCTTCAAACCCGACCTCAGCTTCTTCTTGCTGCTACCAATTTTCGCAGCCGCCATTGTCGGTGGCGTTGGCCACCCCTACGGCGCCATTGCGGGCGGCTTTGTGGTGGGCTTTGCAGAAACGCTAGCCGTGTTTAACTGGAACGTGCTGCTACGCCCTTTCCGCGATAGCCTGCCAGCCTGGCTTGAGCTGCCTAATAACCTCGCCTTCGTGGGTACCGAGTACAAAATTGTCGTGCCGTTCTTTATTCTGGTGGCCATTCTGGTTTGGCGTCCTACCGGCCTGTTTAAGGGTAAGGTGATCTCATGA
- a CDS encoding ABC transporter ATP-binding protein, giving the protein MSSTQPQPLLEARDVHGGYGSMNILNGVDMTLHADEVGVIVGPNGAGKSTMLKAIFGLLNVNHGEILLNGQPIHNLPPNRLVERGMGFVPQEKNVFPSLTVKENLEMGAYLKPQNVKRMLEQVYDFFPPLVEKRHQPAGELSGGQRQMVAMGRALMAEPSLLLLDEPTAGLSPLYMNEIFDRVKKINAAGVGILVVEQNAKQALAIADKGFVLAAGQNRFTDTGAALLADPNVAKSFLGG; this is encoded by the coding sequence ATGTCGTCAACGCAACCTCAGCCACTGTTGGAAGCACGCGATGTGCACGGCGGCTATGGCAGTATGAATATTTTAAACGGGGTTGATATGACCCTGCACGCCGATGAAGTTGGCGTCATTGTCGGCCCCAACGGGGCGGGCAAATCCACCATGCTCAAAGCCATATTTGGCCTGTTAAACGTTAATCACGGCGAGATTCTGCTTAACGGCCAGCCAATTCATAACTTGCCACCGAACCGTCTGGTTGAGCGAGGCATGGGGTTTGTACCTCAGGAAAAAAATGTTTTCCCCAGCCTAACCGTTAAAGAAAACCTGGAGATGGGCGCTTATCTCAAACCACAAAACGTTAAGCGTATGCTGGAACAGGTGTATGACTTCTTCCCTCCGCTAGTGGAAAAGCGCCACCAGCCCGCTGGTGAGCTGTCCGGTGGTCAGCGTCAGATGGTCGCCATGGGCCGCGCGTTAATGGCCGAACCCAGCCTGTTACTGCTGGATGAACCCACCGCTGGTCTGTCGCCACTCTATATGAACGAGATTTTCGACCGAGTGAAAAAAATCAACGCCGCAGGTGTCGGTATCCTAGTGGTCGAGCAGAACGCCAAGCAGGCCTTAGCGATTGCAGATAAAGGCTTTGTACTGGCAGCAGGCCAAAACCGCTTTACGGACACCGGGGCAGCGCTGCTAGCAGACCCTAACGTTGCTAAAAGCTTTTTGGGCGGCTAG